AAAAGGGGGCCGCTCCGCGCGAAGCCATCCAGGGAGGTCCGTTCCTCGTCGAAAACGGCAAACCCGTCGCCGGACTCAACAACACCAAATCAACCTACCGCACCTTCGTCGCCACGGATCGCCGGGGCAACTGGTGCATCGCCATGACTTCCCCGCTAACGCTCGCGGAACTCGCCTCCTGGCTGGCCACACCGGGGTGTCTCGGCCAATTTTCCGTCAAATCCGCCCTTAACCTGGACGGGGGCAGTTCATCCTCTTTCTGGTGCCACGAAACCGGCGTCTATTTTCCTTCGATGAAAAACGTACGCAACTATCTCGGAGTCGCTCCCAGATAACCCGGAAAGCCGAAATCCGTCACCCTTCCCCCGGAACAAGGCCATCCGCCAGTGCGGCGCAAAAAGCCACACACCGTTCACACGGACGGGAAGCATAATACGCCGCCGTCCTCACGGAGGGACGGGCGCTTTCCTCAGCCGATTCCAAATGCAGCAAATCCCGGCAGTACATGGAACCGAACTCACGTTTGAATGCCTCGGCAAATTCGCGGATCAGGGAAAAAATACGTTCCTTTTCCTCCGGCGAAGCTCCTGCATTGCCTTTCAAGGCGCCGCCTACCATCGACGCTCCGCAAAGAGCCCCGCACACCTCCCGCATCCGCCCGATACCGGCTCCGAAGGGCGACGAGAGACGCAACGCCGCATCCGGCGACAAACCGCAGTAATCCGCAAATGCCGCAAACACGGACTGCGAACAATTGTACCCTTGGTGAAAATAATCCAGCGCAGCAAGGACGCGCGGAGTCAGGGGAATTCCTTCCAATTTTGATGCAACGGTTTCCATCTTTCCTTTTTCGGATTTTCCGGGGAAAACTTATTCTCCTTGCGCGGGTTCTGTTCCTTCCGTCCTGCTTTTGCGGGTCAGCGCCAGCATCCCGAAGTACAACAAAGCGAGAATGACTACTCCGATAATGATCATATGGCTTTCAGCCTTCACGGCGGCAATTAACTCTTCCGGGCTGTTCATCACACCGGGATTCTTCTCTTTAACCCACTGCCCGCACCAGGCCAGCACCGTACACCATGTCAAAGAACCAAGAACAGTCACCAGGGAAAATATCCAGAAATTCATCCGCACCAGACCAGCCGGAATGGAAATCAAGTGCCGGATCACAGGCAAAAGACGGGCAAAGAAAATTCCTCCCACTTCATATTTCTGCATAAACACTTCCGCCTTTTCCACCTTTGCCGGAGGCATGAAGAAAAACTTGCCCCACTTCATCACGATCGGCCTGCCCAGCCACCTCGCTACGCCATAGGTAATCGAGGAACCCAGCCAGGAACCGAATGTCCCAGAAACAATCACGCCGACGAGACTCATGTTGTCATGCATCACGGCCGGCGGTATCACCAATTCACTCGGCACCGGGAAAATCGAACTTTCCATCGCCATCAAAATCACCACCCCGGCATACCCCCAGTCCTCCACCCAGCTCATCCACAGTACTAGCAAATCATGAAACATACGCGCACAGTCTGCACAATAAGCAGGGCTTGAAAAGTCTTTTATTGCCCCAAGGAAACCATTCCATTATCATTCTCACGAAAACGAGATTCGGTTCAGTAGCCTACCATGAAATTTTATATCATCGCCGGAGAAATGAGCGGGGACAAACACGGTGCCCTCCTGATGCGTGAACTAACCCGGCTGAATCCCGATATCGAATTTTCCGGTCTCGGCGGAGAACGCATGCACGAACTCTGCCCCCAGGTCGAAAACTGGGCGGATGAAGCTGCCGTCGTCGGGCTTGTCGAAGTTTTGAAACGCTACGGATGGTTCAAAAAACACCTTCTCGGCATGCTGGAACGCATCAAACGGGAAAAGCCCGAATGCCTGATCCTCATCGACTATCCGGGGTTCAACCTGCGCCTTGCGGAACGCGTCCGCAAATACTGCCCCGATACCAAAATCGTTTACTTCATCTCTCCGCAGGTCTGGGCCTGGCACAAGGGCCGCATCCCGAAAATGGTCAAGATGCTTGACCTGATGATGTGCATCTTTCCCTTTGAAAAGCAATTGTTCGAAAACGCAGGTCTCCCTACGGAGTTTGTCGGACACCCTCTCGTCGACGACATCCTGGCAGACCGCCGGACGGACATTCGGGAACCGGATCTCATCGGTTTTTTCCCCGGAAGCCGTACCCGCGAAATCGAACGCCACTTCCCCGTTTTCATTCAAACCGCCATGATGCTCCGCAAAACTCACCCGCTTTGGCGTTTTGAAACCGCCGCTTCCAATGAGAGGCTGGCGGACATCATGCGCGCCATGGTCGTCGATGCCGGTCTCAGCCCGGAAGCCCTCGACATCCGCGTCGGCAACTATCACGACCTTATGGATCGCGCCGCCGCCGCCGCCGTCGCCTCCGGAACCGCCACCCTCGAAGCCGCCCTGCACCGGCTTCCCTATGTCCTCGTTTATAAAGTCGCCTATTTAACCTATCTCGTCGGCAGAGCCGTCATCAACATCCAGTTCCTGGGCATGGTCAACATCCTGGCACAACGCCCCGTCGTCCGGGAATTGATCCAGCACGACTTCACCCCCATTGCCGTCGCTTCCGAAATCGAACGCCTCATGGATCCCAACGTCCGCCGAGAAGTTCTCGGAAACATGAAGGAAGCCACCGACAAGCTCGGTCACGGCGGAGCAGCGGCCAAAGCCGCCCAAACAGTCCTAGGCTTGTTCCCGGACACCGGAATTTGATTTTTTCCCGTCCTTCCGGCAAAATTCCGTCCTCTTGAGGGAGAAGGGTTTTTATCTTTTATAACTCTTCCTCGAATAGTGGCGAGGACGCTTATATGTCACACCGATATTTCTGAAAATATACCCGTTTCTCTGGAGTCTCTGTTTTCAGAATCTGCTTTCTTTCTCTTTCCTTTCCCTCTCTCTATGTGTCTATTATACACGATTAACGATAATTTTATACAACCGTTCACGTCCTGTGAACACAATAGGAATACTCGGGTTCCAGGATACGTATCACATACAATATCAAATCCTGTTTTTTTGTAAAATAACTCGTGATAATTGCGATTCATTTATGATCTAATTCATTTATAATAAGCACATATAGCAGTTAAATAACTTTACAAAATACAATTTGCAAGCATCAAGACAACCCATCAAAAAAAAGTCAACTTTCCGCTTGTCAATGTATTTTGGATACTATATCAGAGAAAGGTAAATTCTTTCTTCTCTTTCTCATGAAACTACGCTTACCCTCGCTTTTGCGTGCGGCCGTTGTTGCCTGCATGCACACCGCTACAGTATTCTCCTCCGTCGCTACCGGAACGGCCGTGATCGGAACCTGTCTCATCTCCTGCTTCGTCTCCGAACAGGCACAGGCGGCCGACGAAATCGCCTATGAAACGATTACACTGACCGCCAATCCATCGGAAACACTGACCGCCGACAAGGATACGGACTGGTTCCTCAACTACAATGCATCATCTTTGAAAACCCTTCCGGGAATCAGTGCCGACGGATACAATGTCAAGCTGAGAGGCAATGCGACCAATTCGTCGTTCAAAATTAATGCCGGAGTTACGTCCAAATCGCTGTCTCTGGAACAGGGGCGTTTCCAAATTACCAGCTACGACATCATCAAAAACGCGGGAACAATTATTCTTGATGGAGGTCATTTATGGCTCAATTTTGACAACACGAATATTACCAATGACTTCATCCTCGGACAAGGTACATGGAGCGGGGATAAAGAATCGAGCTATCCCGGCTATTATCATAGCGCTTTTCGTACCGATTCCGGAGCAACCTTCGTCGGCAACTGGGAGATCATGTCCAAAGGAACCCGGATCGGCGTCCAAGCCAATACGATCTATATGACCGGTACTGTCACAGGTTCCGGTGAAATCCTGAAGGAAGGAGCCAAAGACTTGTTTTTCGGTAGCGATGACGGAGACAATACGAAAGTCTTCAAGGACTTCACCGGATATCTGAAAGTCCAAAGAGGCATGGTGCTTCTTAAAACGGGCATTGTCAATGGTGCCGGAATGAAAAATACCGTCCTTGCCGGAGGTACGCTGGCCATCGGATACAGCGGTTCCGATACTCTGAATACCTATGACGCCGGAACCATCGACGTTTCATCCAATTCAACCCTCAACTTCCGTGGAGGCGCCATCATCAACCTGAATGGGCTGGGAACAACGGAAGGAGTAACGGACAATGGAGCCTCCATCACCCTGAATGTCACTCGAAACAATGCGGACGACCTCAGGAAATCCCAGCTCAACGTCAGTGGTACAAGTACCTTCTCGGGAACATTGAATGTCCAGAACAATAATGAAAAGGCTGGAGAACTGATCTTGTCCCCCACATCGGCCAATGCCCTGGCCAGTATGACGGTCAACCTTGCGGGCAAGGCAGTGGACAAAGGCAAGGCTATTCTGGAACTTTCCAACGATGCTACCATCGGAGGATTGAAAAACAGCAATGCTTTCGTAACCGTCCGCAGCGCGGACAATACGGCGAGGGTTCTGACCTTCAATAATGCTGAAAACAGCACGACGGAATATACCGGTTCCATAGGAGCCAACATTTCCCTGGTCAAACAAGGCAAGGGAACGCAAACGCTAAGCGGCGACTTGTCCGCCATCAACAAAGCAATCACCATTCAGTCAGGCCGTTTGTCTCTGGGGGCATCGACGGGACTGACACAAGCTGTCAATATCGGAGCCCAGGGTTCCCTGCAACTCTCCGGTTCCCTCTCTCTGGCTGCTTCGACAGATCTTTCCGGTCAATTGCTCCTGATGGACAATGCCGAAGTATCCGGTCTTCTCGGCAAAACGCTCGGAGCAACAGCCCTTTCCGGGATCTCTTCGATCAATCTGGATCTGACCGACGGTTCCAACACGCTGAATATGGGTAGTCTTTCCCTGTTGGAAGATTCCACGCTCACCTTCAAATTGTCCGGCGCCAAGATTACCGACGGTCAACTGACCAACTTCGATTTGACTGCCTCACTTGTGGGAGACACTTCCTGGGTCGACAAGTCCATTCTGGCCGATATCGACGGAGTCTTGTATGGAAGTTCTGTTTCCGGCAACAAAATCCTGTTTGCCCAAATCAACAATCTCGTCGACGGTTCTCCGTCCGGAGATAATCTGACCTATGCACGGCCCGGCGGTGTTACGACCTTGAATCCCAAAGGAGCAGATACCATCTACTCCATGAAGAACCTAATCGTTACCCTCGACACGGATGAAACGACGGCTGATTCCCTGATGCTAAACGGAGTCACTCTGAATGTTAAAGAAACTTTGTCTTTTAACGAAACCACAGGGACATTTACGATTGAGGACGGGAGTAACGCGGGGTTCCTGCTCGTCTCCTCTCTCAACATGGGGGGAGGGGATTTGGTTTTGTCGACTTCCGGAGAGACCGAGATAGGCAATGTGACGGGTGCGGGCAAGTTGATCTTCCAGAAAGATGCGACGATTTCCGGAGACGTTGACGGGGATTTGGTCCTGCGTTCCGAATCCGGGGCCGTCGTCACCCTGGATGGCGGGACCAAGAAGTTCGGCAACGGCATTGGGATGCTCAACAATGCGACGTATCAATTGACCGGAGGCGCGAAAGTTTTCGGGAAGGAATATAACGATTTAGGTAGTACATACCTTACCAGCCGCATCTATTTGCAACAGGGGAGTACGCTGGAAATGGACAAAATCGGAATGGCTTACGGTCAGATTGATTTTGGTCGGAGCGATGTTGAAAACAGCGGGGCCGTCATTATCAATAAAACCATTCTTTTGTCTCCCTATTCGAGAAGTAAAACCAATATAATCAATATCTATAAGGGGATTGTGTTTTCCGCGCTCGGCACCAGCACCAGTTCAAGCAATACGGGTGACGGGGCCTTGTTCCTCGGGATGTACGACAATACGGAGATTAACATTTTCGGTGAATTCAATCTCGTCAATGCGTTTATGGGAATGAATAGTTCCGGTAAAAAAACAGGGACGATTAACATTAAAGAAGGGGGGATCGGCAATTTCAACAAGGGTGTAAACGTAAGCGGGGGAGGTACGGTGAAGGTCAATGTTGCCGATGGTGTTGCGTTGAACATCGCCGGGAGCAATGGCATTGCCAATATCGGCAACCTGACCGTGACCCTGTCTTCCGGTTCGACTTTGGGTTTGATCGATGACGCGACGGTGGCGAAGGGTTTGACGCTTCCTGACGGGACGGTGACGCTGCATACGGACAAGTACGTGCTCAACACGACCGACGCGGCCGGGGGACAGCGTTCGACGGACGGGGCGGCCATGACGATTTCGGGGACCCTGACGGGGTCTGCCGATGCCTCACTCCGCATTGAGGGGCACGGCAGCGTCGTGCTGGCGGGCAACAACCTTT
This is a stretch of genomic DNA from Akkermansia sp. N21116. It encodes these proteins:
- a CDS encoding DedA family protein, whose product is MSWVEDWGYAGVVILMAMESSIFPVPSELVIPPAVMHDNMSLVGVIVSGTFGSWLGSSITYGVARWLGRPIVMKWGKFFFMPPAKVEKAEVFMQKYEVGGIFFARLLPVIRHLISIPAGLVRMNFWIFSLVTVLGSLTWCTVLAWCGQWVKEKNPGVMNSPEELIAAVKAESHMIIIGVVILALLYFGMLALTRKSRTEGTEPAQGE
- the lpxB gene encoding lipid-A-disaccharide synthase, whose translation is MKFYIIAGEMSGDKHGALLMRELTRLNPDIEFSGLGGERMHELCPQVENWADEAAVVGLVEVLKRYGWFKKHLLGMLERIKREKPECLILIDYPGFNLRLAERVRKYCPDTKIVYFISPQVWAWHKGRIPKMVKMLDLMMCIFPFEKQLFENAGLPTEFVGHPLVDDILADRRTDIREPDLIGFFPGSRTREIERHFPVFIQTAMMLRKTHPLWRFETAASNERLADIMRAMVVDAGLSPEALDIRVGNYHDLMDRAAAAAVASGTATLEAALHRLPYVLVYKVAYLTYLVGRAVINIQFLGMVNILAQRPVVRELIQHDFTPIAVASEIERLMDPNVRREVLGNMKEATDKLGHGGAAAKAAQTVLGLFPDTGI
- a CDS encoding C-GCAxxG-C-C family protein, producing METVASKLEGIPLTPRVLAALDYFHQGYNCSQSVFAAFADYCGLSPDAALRLSSPFGAGIGRMREVCGALCGASMVGGALKGNAGASPEEKERIFSLIREFAEAFKREFGSMYCRDLLHLESAEESARPSVRTAAYYASRPCERCVAFCAALADGLVPGEG